One window of Acropora palmata chromosome 1, jaAcrPala1.3, whole genome shotgun sequence genomic DNA carries:
- the LOC141876097 gene encoding uncharacterized protein LOC141876097 yields METEKSKSVSYAIVIVSSDEDDDEDVEKLFEAFVSKAEMFVAKKECIILLRVKFAEARVEFVSSAKFKNSLKWRTDKVDESNAYILTKEIFNLLASDVKGGQSKSKSSVTEDERDNRDCFAGNEEVTKHSTGEETGQTQSIISVTNKGNDDLKGFKLESHQPSTSSASYSTNGFTENKKTQKRKRQEIVLINLDDSKIVLKLTSAKKKRIVRKLEEKLKHISERIKILNKSELSLDEMNMNDSTYIQECRLKDRFNKIWKKICRINGRAPDTGRVTEKEIKCPHTGFREIDRAVNRFLKKKRGRFPDRFDINNVILETKKKHGLKIAPQVIKEITDEVFMYVGNKLQKRRRLDFTNNSGSFLTDCYSAGEDPAMTDSALLKKLEENKKVSKRALDDVFNKYAHYGRMKKHGSGNDSSSDSETSNPENNFEKEMTLSRLSVASDSVDEECDDFGLEMEGETDNDGQGHDSPSFPLNSNHELHSISNNSMEIGDSESDMEDFEIKKPRQTTKDAPAPEKDTDMALPFSEANSAIIELPSSILCEVIDVVTVEQTNVREVSEACVDKCKSSSQHFKTGPTEDGSTHDDKQAVTGDRESASLDGAPQCLSMAEQNSASRKNSDLNKENGDTVTTELSPDSTSTAVSDLLTDAVCSSSNVQHLVRDDEVHTKEYLEKTAKRQMEDSTPSGSEKYSHNPNSMKEYGEDCKSSVTSPQIKKRKAEIGLSEYQSPLKAFCKGISRHCEEEKESYKTFAKSSTADNAPPSTNSLPTTPNNVSPNHAKREKKFSLSLNKNGRHSPRTKSVSENKFDVIVLSDDDDEGNG; encoded by the coding sequence ATGGAAACCGAAAAAAGCAAATCTGTAAGCTATGCGATCGTTATTGTTTCTAGTGATGAGGATGACGATGAAGATGTGGAGAAGCTTTTTGAAGCCTTTGTTTCCAAAGCTGAGATGTTTGTTGCAAAAAAGGAATGTATAATCTTGCTCCGAGTAAAGTTTGCAGAAGCTAGGGTAGAGTTCGTTTCGTCCgcgaaattcaaaaattcGCTGAAGTGGCGCACAGACAAGGTTGATGAAAGCAACGCTTAtattttgacaaaagaaatttttaaccTTCTCGCTTCAGATGTAAAGGGAGGTCAATCGAAATCAAAATCAAGTGTAACGGAAGATGAGAGAGATAATCGCGATTGTTTTGCAGGAAACGAGGAGGTCACGAAACACTCTACTGGGGAGGAGACGGGTCAAACACAATCTATTATCAGCGTGACTAACAAAGGGAACGATGATTTGAAAGGCTTCAAACTCGAATCACATCAACCAAGTACAAGCTCAGCTAGTTATTCCACCAATGGGTTCacagaaaataagaaaacacaGAAGCGAAAGAGGCAAGAAATCGTTTTAATCAACTTGGATGACTCAAAAATAGTACTCAAGCTCACATcagcaaaaaagaaacgaattgtgagaaaacttgaagaaaaattgaagCACATAAGCGAAAGAATAAAGATTTTAAATAAATCGGAATTAAGCTTGGATGAGATGAACATGAATGACAGTACATACATTCAAGAGTGTAGATTGAAGGACCGCTTTAATAAAATCTGGAAGAAGATATGCAGAATCAATGGCAGGGCTCCTGACACAGGACGGGTAACTgagaaagaaatcaaatgCCCGCATACAGGGTTTCGAGAAATTGATAGAGCTGTTAACAGgtttttgaaaaagaagagagGTCGCTTTCCAGATAGATTTGACATAAATAATGTTATCctggaaacaaagaaaaagcatgGCCTAAAGATAGCACCTCAGGTTATTAAAGAAATTACTGATGAAGTGTTTATGTATGTTGGGAACAAACTACAAAAGAGGCGCCGGTTGGATTTCACAAACAATTCTGGTAGCTTTTTAACTGATTGCTATAGTGCAGGAGAAGACCCAGCCATGACAGATTCTGCGCTTCTGAAGAAGttagaagaaaacaagaaagtaaGCAAAAGAGCTCTTGATGATGTTTTTAATAAGTATGCCCATTATGGACGCATGAAAAAACATGGAAGTGGCAACGATAGTAGCAGTGACTCTGAAACATCAAACCCAgaaaacaactttgaaaaggaaatgacTCTTTCTCGTCTTTCTGTTGCCTCTGATTCTGTTGATGAAGAGTGCGATGACTTTGGATTGGAAATGGAGGGAGAAACTGACAACGATGGGCAAGGACATGATAGCCCATCATTCCCACTTAATTCCAACCATGAGTTACACTCAATATCTAATAACTCAATGGAAATCGGTGACAGTGAAAGTGACATGgaggattttgaaataaagaagccACGACAAACAACTAAGGATGCTCCAGCCCCAGAGAAAGATACTGATATGGCTTTGCCATTCAGTGAAGCTAACTCTGCTATTATAGAACTTCCCTCTTCTATATTGTGTGAAGTTATTGATGTAGTAACAGTTGAACAGACAAATGTTAGAGAAGTTTCTGAAGCCTGTGTTGATAAATGCAAAAGCTCCTCTCAACATTTTAAAACAGGACCAACAGAGGATGGAAGTACTCATGATGACAAACAAGCTGTGACAGGAGATCGTGAAAGTGCATCGTTGGATGGTGCTCCACAGTGCTTGTCCATGGCAGAACAAAACAGTGCATCAAGGAAGAATTCAGACTTAAATAAGGAGAATGGAGATACTGTCACAACAGAATTATCTCCTGACTCAACTTCAACAGCCGTTAGTGACTTGCTTACTGATGCTGTGTGCAGTTCATCAAATGTGCAGCATCTAGTAAGAGATGATGAAGTGCACACAAAGGAGTACTTagaaaaaactgcaaaacgaCAAATGGAAGATTCTACTCCATCTGGGAGTGAAAAGTATTCCCATAATCCAAATTCAATGAAAGAATATGGTGAGGACTGTAAGTCATCTGTGACATCTCCTcagataaagaaaagaaaagcagagaTCGGACTAAGTGAATACCAATCTCCTCTTAAAGCTTTCTGCAAAGGAATATCGAGGCATTGTgaggaagagaaagaaagttacaaaacatttgcaaaatcTTCTACAGCTGATAATGCTCCACCCTCCACAAACAGCCTACCAACCACACCAAATAACGTTTCTCCAAATCATGcaaaaagagagaagaaaTTCTCCTTATCTTTAAACAAAAATGGCCGACACTCTCCCAGGACGAAAAGTGTTTCTGAGAACAAGTTTGATGTAATTGTGCTttcagatgatgatgatgagggCAACGGTTGA
- the LOC141876085 gene encoding WD repeat-containing protein 47-like isoform X2, with translation MINTSVVVEDHQVVKLILEFLDSRKLHNAMRSLEKEAGIVNSGFSDDILFLRDLVLDGEWEAILIFGRPFEGIDGFNSKGFRYLVLKQKFMEVLYFKSGLGGNSTSYSIEDLIKCLNQLEEDSPNKAEYSKLSWLLTVPNLSEQPEYRDWSPTTARLNCFEQLLALLKRVIPIEKKGTNGKSTERFSPIKERLIHLLIKGLCFESCVDYCQLRATNGVVSEDIRVYGGDHILNGPSQQSSGNFLSWLQSLSQDAFITPFEPVNLKVDSKKVKQAYGTLFHVSPKRDDAEILSRSLSLSGRPATGDIVSHLTALETGKNASAILNDRPHSAQPSKEVSTFHDKFQYKKVPEREQSSKVISNGFHEDELPKAQENKESLQVCMLSPNNYSHNIDQNQQQTSVNDNFVMESNQNLKEIHSLKEQQQQDVLKQLEAHNKQKQELERQLMELSLRETRCGKANGGELDPDEFQDKRPVSKKYLSHDGDFKEMPTPQGLLENGDCHPQNHNPVEKEKLNHNDKTPGTGHLSKHDGFFVNQAMTSTPAGRVKSKPDDLNLGENKVNATALDMIPVTPAEQTFPVTPLTNGPMALSAGHWVALADGSGVLNTSTPKSTRYGLSSTPAPEASPVLSIDGATPRSMPFEYEGTAQGEGNLLNMLADLTKDKENTSSSVHRQVPVKRGPKGNGVRRALVPQTSAKPKVACVDENGQMKTPNQGIENSAQASSGMIGGVLPGDSQKQTPQHQLGQIQQESSQEVNKVNGQPKGSARTFVVGPSVGMQTSDVRPLGSEGYIGETQTSDQRNNSEVPKGKQPREIDMTYRKPSTNSPPSNTTVNHGSHVPWVEKLKELSSETKFYTVATLEDVQAIRAIAFHPSGDLFAIGSNSKALRVCTTEGLTAMHRISRKDSDQPPQPTILFKSNRHHRGSIYCVAWSAAGDIIATGSNDKSIKMTRFDAETCSVTWPGLELAIHNGTVRDLAFVSRASGTPVLVSGGAGDGNIAISDCSTGQTVGQLKGHSGHIMAVYADSDDIIASGSADNTVRLWDLRSQRCIDAIATGDSCVASVCVNSSGNMLASGHEDGSCMIYDITAGRTLQLFSPHTMDCRSVRFSPDNRFLLTGSYDTSIILMDVRKNLDIEIPPYSVVANHRDKVIQCRWHPSLPAFLSSSADKTVTLWAPGD, from the exons ATGATAAATACCAGTGTAGTCGTGGAGGATCATCAAGTTGTCAAGCTGATTCTCGAGTTTTTGGACTCCAGAAAGCTTCACAACGCCATGAGAAGCCTCGAAAAAGAAGCTGGGATCGTAAACTCTGGCTTTTCGGATGATATCCTCTTCTTGCGAGACTTGGTGCTGGACGGAGAATGGGAAGCCATTTTGATCTTTGGTCGGCCATTTGAAGGCATCGACGGTTTCAATTCAAAGGGATTCCGTTATCttgttttgaagcaaaaattCATGGAAGTGTTGTACTTTAAATCAGGTCTTGGGGGAAATTCAACGAGCTACTCGATCGAGGATCTTATTAAATGTCTGAATCAATTAGAAGAAGATTCTCCCAACAAGGCGGAATATAGCAAGCTATCTTGGTTGTTAACTGTTCCAAATTTATCTGAACAGCCGGAGTACCGTGATTGGAGTCCTACAACTGCACGGCtaaattgttttgaacaactgcTAGCGTTGCTGAAAAGGGTTATTCCGATTGAAAAGAAAGGTACGAATGGCAAATCAACAGAACGTTTTTCTCCAATTAAAGAGCGATTAATACACCTATTAATCAAAGGattgtgttttgaaagttgtgtGGATTATTGCCAACTTAGAGCAACTAATGGAGTGGTTTCAGAAGATATTCGCGTTTATGGAGGAGATCATATTCTTAATGGACCATCACAACAAAGCTCAGGCAATTTTCTGTCTTGGCTACAGAGTCTCTCTCAAGATGCTTTCATAACGCCTTTTGAACCAGTCAACCTCAAAGTTGACTCAAAAAAGGTGAAGCAAGCATATGGCACGCTGTTTCACGTATCGCCCAAAAGAGATGATGCTGAAATTCTTTCAAGAAGTTTATCTCTTTCTGGAAGACCTGCTACAGGTGATATTGTATCACATCTGACTGCATTAGAAACAGGCAAAAATGCCAGTGCAATACTTAATGATCGCCCTCATTCTGCACAGCCTTCAAAAGAAGTTTCAACTTTCCATGACAAATTTCAGTACAAAAAAGTTCCTGAAAGGGAACAGTCATCTAAGGTCATCAGTAATGGATTCCATGAAGATGAACTCCCAAAGGCACAAGAAAATAAGGAAAGCTTGCAAGTATGTATGCTTTCACCCAACAACTACTCCCACAATATTGATCAAAATCAGCAACAGACATCTGtcaatgataattttgttATGGAGTCAAATCagaatttgaaagaaattcattctctaaaagaacaacaacagcaagatgtcttaaaacaacttgaagcgcataataaacaaaagcaagagTTAGAAAGGCAGCTTATGGAGTTGTCATTAAGAGAGACTCGATGTGGGAAAGCAAATGGTGGAGAGTTGGATCCAGATGAATTTCAGGACAAGCGGCCAGtgtcaaagaaatatctttCCCATGATGGAGACTTCAAAGAGATGCCAACACCTCAAGGTCTTTTAGAAAATGGAGATTGCCATCCCCAAAATCACAATCcagtggaaaaagaaaaattaaaccaTAATGACAAGACTCCTGGAACAGGTCATCTCTCAAAACATGACGGCTTTTTTGTCAATCAAGCAATGACATCTACACCAGCTGGAAGAGTCAAATCTAAACCAGATGACTTAAACCTTGGAGAAAACAAAGTGAATGCTACTGCTTTGGACATGATTCCTGTAACTCCAGCAGAGCAAACCTTTCCTGTTACACCATTGACAAATGGACCAATGGCACTCAGTGCAGGCCACTGGGTAGCTTTGGCAGATGGCTCTGGGGTTCTTAATACAAG TACTCCTAAGTCTACACGGTATGGATTATCATCAACCCCAGCTCCAGAAGCCTCTCCCGTCCTGTCAATAGACGGTGCCACTCCACGCAGCATGCCATTTGAATATGAAGGAACAGCTCAAGGTGAAGGAAATCTATTGAATATGTTAGCTGACTTAACAAAG GATAAAGAGAACACATCAAGTTCCGTCCATCGGCAAGTTCCAGTCAAGAGAGGTCCTAAGGGCAATGGGGTGCGACGAGCTTTGGTACCTCAGACTAGTGCCAAACCCAAAGTTGCCTGTGTTGATGAAAACGGACAGATGAAAACTCCAAATCAAGGCATTGAAAACAGTGCCCAAGCTTCCTCAGGGATGATTGGTGGTGTCTTGCCGGGTGACAGCCAAAAACAAACTCCACAGCATCAGCTGGGTCAGATACAACAAGAGAGTAGCCAGGAGGTCAACAAAGTAAATGGACAACCTAAAGGCAGTGCAAGGACTTTTGTGGTTGGCCCTA GTGTGGGAATGCAGACGTCTGATGTCAGACCTCTTGGCAGTGAAGGGTACATTGGAGAAACACAGACATCTGATCAAAGAAATAACTCTGAGGTTCCCAAAG GGAAGCAACCACGAGAAATTGATATGACATACCGTAAACCTTCCACCAATTCACCACCAAGCAACACCACAGTTAATCATGGCAGCCATGTTCCATGGGTGGAGAAGCTCAAAGAGCTTTCATCAGAGACAAAATTTTACACAGTAGCTACTCTCGAGGATGTACAGGCCATCAGAGCCATAGCATTCCATCCTTCTGGAGATTTGTTTGCTATTGGATCAAACTCAAAAGCATTAAGAGTTTGCACGACAGAAGGCTTGACTGCGATGCACAGAATATCAAG AAAAGACAGTGATCAGCCTCCTCAGCCCACCATTTTGTTCAAAAGCAATCGTCATCATCGTGGTTCCATCTATTGCGTAGCTTGGAGTGCTGCAGGTGATATCATAGCCACAGGATCAAATGACAAAAGTATCAAAATGACAAGGTTTGATGCAGAAACTTGCTCTGTGACCTGGCCTGGTTTGGAGCTAGCCATTCATAATGGTACAGTCAGAGATCTTGCATTTGTGTCGAGGGCAAGTGGGACACCTGTGCTGGTATCTGGAGGAGCAG GTGATGGGAATATCGCGATCTCTGACTGCAGCACTGGTCAGACAGTTGGGCAACTGAAGGGTCACTCCGGCCACATTATGGCAGTGTATGCCGACAGTGATGACATTATTGCCTCAGGCTCAGCTGACAATACAGTGAGATTATGGGACTTGCGCTCGCAGCGGTGCATTGATGCCATAGCCACGGGTGATAGTTGTGTGGCTTCAGTTTGTGTTAACTCCTCTGGCAATATGTTGGCTTCAG gACATGAAGATGGCAGTTGCATGATTTATGATATTACTGCTGGAAGAACACTCCAGCTTTTCTCTCCTCATACAATGGACTGTAGATCAGTGCGATTTTCACCTGATAATAGATTCCTGTTAACTGGATCATATGACACCAGCATTATCCTTATGGATGTTAGAAAAAACCTTGACATTGAAATTCCACCATACTCAGTTGTCGCAAATCATCGAGACAAGGTCATCCAGTGTCGATGGCATCCAAGTCTTCCTGCTTTCTTAAGCTCCAGTGCTGATAAAACTGTCACCTTGTGGGCTCCTGGTGATTGA
- the LOC141876085 gene encoding WD repeat-containing protein 47-like isoform X1, whose amino-acid sequence MINTSVVVEDHQVVKLILEFLDSRKLHNAMRSLEKEAGIVNSGFSDDILFLRDLVLDGEWEAILIFGRPFEGIDGFNSKGFRYLVLKQKFMEVLYFKSGLGGNSTSYSIEDLIKCLNQLEEDSPNKAEYSKLSWLLTVPNLSEQPEYRDWSPTTARLNCFEQLLALLKRVIPIEKKGTNGKSTERFSPIKERLIHLLIKGLCFESCVDYCQLRATNGVVSEDIRVYGGDHILNGPSQQSSGNFLSWLQSLSQDAFITPFEPVNLKVDSKKVKQAYGTLFHVSPKRDDAEILSRSLSLSGRPATGDIVSHLTALETGKNASAILNDRPHSAQPSKEVSTFHDKFQYKKVPEREQSSKVISNGFHEDELPKAQENKESLQVCMLSPNNYSHNIDQNQQQTSVNDNFVMESNQNLKEIHSLKEQQQQDVLKQLEAHNKQKQELERQLMELSLRETRCGKANGGELDPDEFQDKRPVSKKYLSHDGDFKEMPTPQGLLENGDCHPQNHNPVEKEKLNHNDKTPGTGHLSKHDGFFVNQAMTSTPAGRVKSKPDDLNLGENKVNATALDMIPVTPAEQTFPVTPLTNGPMALSAGHWVALADGSGVLNTSTPKSTRYGLSSTPAPEASPVLSIDGATPRSMPFEYEGTAQGEGNLLNMLADLTKDKENTSSSVHRQVPVKRGPKGNGVRRALVPQTSAKPKVACVDENGQMKTPNQGIENSAQASSGMIGGVLPGDSQKQTPQHQLGQIQQESSQEVNKVNGQPKGSARTFVVGPTGVGMQTSDVRPLGSEGYIGETQTSDQRNNSEVPKGKQPREIDMTYRKPSTNSPPSNTTVNHGSHVPWVEKLKELSSETKFYTVATLEDVQAIRAIAFHPSGDLFAIGSNSKALRVCTTEGLTAMHRISRKDSDQPPQPTILFKSNRHHRGSIYCVAWSAAGDIIATGSNDKSIKMTRFDAETCSVTWPGLELAIHNGTVRDLAFVSRASGTPVLVSGGAGDGNIAISDCSTGQTVGQLKGHSGHIMAVYADSDDIIASGSADNTVRLWDLRSQRCIDAIATGDSCVASVCVNSSGNMLASGHEDGSCMIYDITAGRTLQLFSPHTMDCRSVRFSPDNRFLLTGSYDTSIILMDVRKNLDIEIPPYSVVANHRDKVIQCRWHPSLPAFLSSSADKTVTLWAPGD is encoded by the exons ATGATAAATACCAGTGTAGTCGTGGAGGATCATCAAGTTGTCAAGCTGATTCTCGAGTTTTTGGACTCCAGAAAGCTTCACAACGCCATGAGAAGCCTCGAAAAAGAAGCTGGGATCGTAAACTCTGGCTTTTCGGATGATATCCTCTTCTTGCGAGACTTGGTGCTGGACGGAGAATGGGAAGCCATTTTGATCTTTGGTCGGCCATTTGAAGGCATCGACGGTTTCAATTCAAAGGGATTCCGTTATCttgttttgaagcaaaaattCATGGAAGTGTTGTACTTTAAATCAGGTCTTGGGGGAAATTCAACGAGCTACTCGATCGAGGATCTTATTAAATGTCTGAATCAATTAGAAGAAGATTCTCCCAACAAGGCGGAATATAGCAAGCTATCTTGGTTGTTAACTGTTCCAAATTTATCTGAACAGCCGGAGTACCGTGATTGGAGTCCTACAACTGCACGGCtaaattgttttgaacaactgcTAGCGTTGCTGAAAAGGGTTATTCCGATTGAAAAGAAAGGTACGAATGGCAAATCAACAGAACGTTTTTCTCCAATTAAAGAGCGATTAATACACCTATTAATCAAAGGattgtgttttgaaagttgtgtGGATTATTGCCAACTTAGAGCAACTAATGGAGTGGTTTCAGAAGATATTCGCGTTTATGGAGGAGATCATATTCTTAATGGACCATCACAACAAAGCTCAGGCAATTTTCTGTCTTGGCTACAGAGTCTCTCTCAAGATGCTTTCATAACGCCTTTTGAACCAGTCAACCTCAAAGTTGACTCAAAAAAGGTGAAGCAAGCATATGGCACGCTGTTTCACGTATCGCCCAAAAGAGATGATGCTGAAATTCTTTCAAGAAGTTTATCTCTTTCTGGAAGACCTGCTACAGGTGATATTGTATCACATCTGACTGCATTAGAAACAGGCAAAAATGCCAGTGCAATACTTAATGATCGCCCTCATTCTGCACAGCCTTCAAAAGAAGTTTCAACTTTCCATGACAAATTTCAGTACAAAAAAGTTCCTGAAAGGGAACAGTCATCTAAGGTCATCAGTAATGGATTCCATGAAGATGAACTCCCAAAGGCACAAGAAAATAAGGAAAGCTTGCAAGTATGTATGCTTTCACCCAACAACTACTCCCACAATATTGATCAAAATCAGCAACAGACATCTGtcaatgataattttgttATGGAGTCAAATCagaatttgaaagaaattcattctctaaaagaacaacaacagcaagatgtcttaaaacaacttgaagcgcataataaacaaaagcaagagTTAGAAAGGCAGCTTATGGAGTTGTCATTAAGAGAGACTCGATGTGGGAAAGCAAATGGTGGAGAGTTGGATCCAGATGAATTTCAGGACAAGCGGCCAGtgtcaaagaaatatctttCCCATGATGGAGACTTCAAAGAGATGCCAACACCTCAAGGTCTTTTAGAAAATGGAGATTGCCATCCCCAAAATCACAATCcagtggaaaaagaaaaattaaaccaTAATGACAAGACTCCTGGAACAGGTCATCTCTCAAAACATGACGGCTTTTTTGTCAATCAAGCAATGACATCTACACCAGCTGGAAGAGTCAAATCTAAACCAGATGACTTAAACCTTGGAGAAAACAAAGTGAATGCTACTGCTTTGGACATGATTCCTGTAACTCCAGCAGAGCAAACCTTTCCTGTTACACCATTGACAAATGGACCAATGGCACTCAGTGCAGGCCACTGGGTAGCTTTGGCAGATGGCTCTGGGGTTCTTAATACAAG TACTCCTAAGTCTACACGGTATGGATTATCATCAACCCCAGCTCCAGAAGCCTCTCCCGTCCTGTCAATAGACGGTGCCACTCCACGCAGCATGCCATTTGAATATGAAGGAACAGCTCAAGGTGAAGGAAATCTATTGAATATGTTAGCTGACTTAACAAAG GATAAAGAGAACACATCAAGTTCCGTCCATCGGCAAGTTCCAGTCAAGAGAGGTCCTAAGGGCAATGGGGTGCGACGAGCTTTGGTACCTCAGACTAGTGCCAAACCCAAAGTTGCCTGTGTTGATGAAAACGGACAGATGAAAACTCCAAATCAAGGCATTGAAAACAGTGCCCAAGCTTCCTCAGGGATGATTGGTGGTGTCTTGCCGGGTGACAGCCAAAAACAAACTCCACAGCATCAGCTGGGTCAGATACAACAAGAGAGTAGCCAGGAGGTCAACAAAGTAAATGGACAACCTAAAGGCAGTGCAAGGACTTTTGTGGTTGGCCCTA CAGGTGTGGGAATGCAGACGTCTGATGTCAGACCTCTTGGCAGTGAAGGGTACATTGGAGAAACACAGACATCTGATCAAAGAAATAACTCTGAGGTTCCCAAAG GGAAGCAACCACGAGAAATTGATATGACATACCGTAAACCTTCCACCAATTCACCACCAAGCAACACCACAGTTAATCATGGCAGCCATGTTCCATGGGTGGAGAAGCTCAAAGAGCTTTCATCAGAGACAAAATTTTACACAGTAGCTACTCTCGAGGATGTACAGGCCATCAGAGCCATAGCATTCCATCCTTCTGGAGATTTGTTTGCTATTGGATCAAACTCAAAAGCATTAAGAGTTTGCACGACAGAAGGCTTGACTGCGATGCACAGAATATCAAG AAAAGACAGTGATCAGCCTCCTCAGCCCACCATTTTGTTCAAAAGCAATCGTCATCATCGTGGTTCCATCTATTGCGTAGCTTGGAGTGCTGCAGGTGATATCATAGCCACAGGATCAAATGACAAAAGTATCAAAATGACAAGGTTTGATGCAGAAACTTGCTCTGTGACCTGGCCTGGTTTGGAGCTAGCCATTCATAATGGTACAGTCAGAGATCTTGCATTTGTGTCGAGGGCAAGTGGGACACCTGTGCTGGTATCTGGAGGAGCAG GTGATGGGAATATCGCGATCTCTGACTGCAGCACTGGTCAGACAGTTGGGCAACTGAAGGGTCACTCCGGCCACATTATGGCAGTGTATGCCGACAGTGATGACATTATTGCCTCAGGCTCAGCTGACAATACAGTGAGATTATGGGACTTGCGCTCGCAGCGGTGCATTGATGCCATAGCCACGGGTGATAGTTGTGTGGCTTCAGTTTGTGTTAACTCCTCTGGCAATATGTTGGCTTCAG gACATGAAGATGGCAGTTGCATGATTTATGATATTACTGCTGGAAGAACACTCCAGCTTTTCTCTCCTCATACAATGGACTGTAGATCAGTGCGATTTTCACCTGATAATAGATTCCTGTTAACTGGATCATATGACACCAGCATTATCCTTATGGATGTTAGAAAAAACCTTGACATTGAAATTCCACCATACTCAGTTGTCGCAAATCATCGAGACAAGGTCATCCAGTGTCGATGGCATCCAAGTCTTCCTGCTTTCTTAAGCTCCAGTGCTGATAAAACTGTCACCTTGTGGGCTCCTGGTGATTGA